The DNA segment TGCCCAACCCGGCCCAATCAGTGCTGGCCCTGGCAGAAACACATATCGTGCAGGGTGCGGAATCTCAGGTGATCCTCTCGATCGTAGCCCTGGCTGAGGCCCTCGGACCGCTGAGCCGCATGGCCCAGGACTACCTGGCTTCCCAGAGCGCCGGTCATGCTGTCGCGCAAGCCGAAGTGGCGCCGACTGAAGCACCATTGCCGACCGGCACCGGTGTGCCGGCAGCTACGGCTACCGATACACCGGAACCTTCGGCTACACCGACTGATACCCCGGAACCCACGGCAATCCCCACCGATACACCTGTGCCCGCGCCTCAGGCATTGGCAGATTCACAAGCACTGAATGTGCGCAAGGGGCCAGGGACATTGTACCCGGTGGCCGGACAGCTGGGCCAGGGTGACAGCGTAGATATCATTGGACGCAACAACGACAGCAGTTGGTGGCAGGTTGCCTTTCCCGACGGCAGTCAGGGTTGGGTCTTTGCCAATCTCGTCACTGCCAGCGGCGCGGTTGACGGCATTGAGCTGATAGAAAATATCTCTCCTCCGCCGGCAACGTCGACGCCCTCCGCACCGCCTACGGCCACGCCTGCTCCGAAACCGGCAGGTCCTCCTTTTGCTCTCACCGGTTTCCGCCTGCGCTCCATTGGAGAACATGCCCAACATTGCAGCGGCGGCGATCACAACATCTTTGTGAATGTAGTTGATGCTGCCGGAAACCCGTTGAACGGCACGCGCGTGCGCGAGATATTTACCAAGGAGATCAAGGTCACCGGCGACCCAATTCCTGGACAGGTACATTGGGATATCTACAGGGGCGGTGGTGGTGTAGTCGAGATCATCGACGAAAATGGAAACCCCTTGAGTGGCCAATCACGCGGGATGAGTGCCGACTGGCCTCCCTTTGATCTAATGGAAGCAGCTGGTTATTGCAGCTGCAAGCCCCATCCCGATTCGGAGAGCTGCAGGGCCGACCTGGAAAGCAAACAGTATCTGTTTTCTGTTGGACATTATGTCTACGAGGTTACTTTTCAGCGTCAATTTTAGCGCGGTTCTTAATACCTGAACTTGCGGGACCATGGCGAGTTCTTCCTGCCACTTTCGCTCGGCGTAACCCATAGACGCTGCTGAGCTATTCTTATATCAAAAGGTGATGCACGCCGTGACATCTCAACCCCTAGACCGAGTTCCCCTTTTCGCAGGGCTCGGGCCATCGGAAAAATTGCTCATCGCAGAGCAACTGCGGCCGGTCGAATTCGAACCTGGCGAAACCCTGTTCCGCCAGGGGCAACCGGCGACCCGAATGATCCTTGTGGAAAGTGGCTGGGTGCGCCTCGTTTCCCAAAACGGCCTTGTCCTGGCTACCTTGGGACCAGGAAACGCCCTGGGTGACCTGGATCTCATCCTGGACCGGCCCTATGCAACCGGTGCTCAGGCAGTAAGTCCGGTAACCGCGCTGACACTGTCCGCGTCCGATATGGAGCGCCTGGTCCAGAATAGCTCGACGATGGGCATCGCCCTCAGCCGAGGCATTGGCAGCCCGATTGCTGCCATGCGCAACTACGTGCGCAACCGCCTGCAATCGGTGCCCGGCTGGCGTCGGGCCAGCCGCGCCAGCCTGTTTGCTGCTGTGGATCGATTGACCCTGACCGATGCCCTGGCTGGACAAACCCTGTTCAATGCGGGCGATCCCGCGAAAGGGCTCTATGTGCTCGAACAGGGCCAGATCCGGCTGTACGACCCCACCAGTGCTGCTGGCACTGTTGCCATCGGCGCAGGATCTGTCTTCGGTGACCTGGCACTGCTTACCGGCAAGCCCCATGTGCGGACCGCTGAGGTCTTCAGCGATTCCATTCTCTGGACTTTGGGCGCCGATACCTTTGCCGAGTTAACAGCCGAATTCCCCGAGCTGATCACCCTGCTTAGCCGGGAATTGCGGGCCCCACTCAGTGCCGCCGATCAAAATCAGGCCATGGAACGCCTGCGTGCCCTGCCCAGCTTCAGCCGCTGGCCAGACGATGTTCTGCAGGAATTGGCAGGCAATCTACTGCTTCAGCATGTACCCGCCGGGCAGGTGATCTACCGTCGCGGCGATGCTGGCGACGCCATGTATCTGATCGAGGACGGCCAGGTTGAGCTTCACGCCGACGGCGAGATGCTGGCCCGCCTGGGCAGCGGCAACGAGTTCGGCGAGATGGCCCTGATCACGGGGCGCAGCCGGACAGGCACCGCAACAGCCGCGATAGACACAAATCTGTGGATGCTCTATCGCAGCGATGTCGAACGGCTGGTGGCGCGTTATCCGGCTGTCCAGGCAGCCATGACCGAGGCCGTGGCCCAGCGACTGGCCGCCGCAGATGAAACCTTCTTCGACCGTCACCTTCGGCAGATATCACTCCTGGCAGGCCTGTCACGACCTCAGCTCGAGGCCGTGCGCCAACGGCTGCACGCGGCACGCTATCAGCCTGGCGAGGTAGTTTATTACCAGGGGGACGAGCCCGACGGCCTCTTCCTGATCGAAGAGGGTGAGGTAGCCATCGAGGATGAACGACAGGTCGTAGCCACCATGGGCGACGGCGACATCTTCGGCGAAGGTGCCTTGCTCCTGGAGGGACAACGGGGTTTTACCGCCAGAGCCACTGCCGAAACGGACGTGTGGCTGTTGCGACAGGAGGACTTCGAAGATTTGATGCTCCAGTACCCCAGCCTGGCGTTAAACCTGAGCCGGGTGCTGGAGAGCCGCCTGAGAAGCACCACAAGGGAACAGGTTCCCGTTGCGGCAGCGGTTGCGGCCACAACGGCGGCGGCAGCCAGGCCGCGGCGGCGACCGGCACGGCCTGCACCGGCAGCGGTCGAACCCGCCTCACCGGGCATGTTTGCCGGTATCAAGAGCGGCATCGACAGCGCCACCGACTGGTTCAAAGATGCCAGCCTGCTGATGAAGCTAGGCGTGCTCGCTCTGGTTGCCCTCACCATCTATATCTGTGGTCTCGCCATTCCCCTGGTGTTTGTCGGTTCAGTAGCAGCGGCCGAGGGGGATGCAAGGGCCATGACCATGGCCGCCTCCCTTCCGGTACGCGGCGGGCTGGAGGTAGTCGATACCCCAACCCCCACGCCCCCTCCAATGCAGGCAGGTGGCGTCGCCGTAGCCATGGCCAATACGGAGGACATCGAGCCAACACCGACCTTCACGCCGTGGCCTACAGACACGCCCATTCCAACCGATACACCGACGGTGACACCGACGCCGACCAATACGCCGTCGCCGACGCCCACCTTTACG comes from the Chloroflexota bacterium genome and includes:
- a CDS encoding cyclic nucleotide-binding domain-containing protein encodes the protein MTSQPLDRVPLFAGLGPSEKLLIAEQLRPVEFEPGETLFRQGQPATRMILVESGWVRLVSQNGLVLATLGPGNALGDLDLILDRPYATGAQAVSPVTALTLSASDMERLVQNSSTMGIALSRGIGSPIAAMRNYVRNRLQSVPGWRRASRASLFAAVDRLTLTDALAGQTLFNAGDPAKGLYVLEQGQIRLYDPTSAAGTVAIGAGSVFGDLALLTGKPHVRTAEVFSDSILWTLGADTFAELTAEFPELITLLSRELRAPLSAADQNQAMERLRALPSFSRWPDDVLQELAGNLLLQHVPAGQVIYRRGDAGDAMYLIEDGQVELHADGEMLARLGSGNEFGEMALITGRSRTGTATAAIDTNLWMLYRSDVERLVARYPAVQAAMTEAVAQRLAAADETFFDRHLRQISLLAGLSRPQLEAVRQRLHAARYQPGEVVYYQGDEPDGLFLIEEGEVAIEDERQVVATMGDGDIFGEGALLLEGQRGFTARATAETDVWLLRQEDFEDLMLQYPSLALNLSRVLESRLRSTTREQVPVAAAVAATTAAAARPRRRPARPAPAAVEPASPGMFAGIKSGIDSATDWFKDASLLMKLGVLALVALTIYICGLAIPLVFVGSVAAAEGDARAMTMAASLPVRGGLEVVDTPTPTPPPMQAGGVAVAMANTEDIEPTPTFTPWPTDTPIPTDTPTVTPTPTNTPSPTPTFTPTFTPVPTNTPVPTNTPRPVIARTAGRAAVAAPPTATPSVEWRLVSMRRLTPCENKGKHHIFVKILDAAGNPINGPLVVQANAGNHGQVLDKMPSGAKGEGKAEFIMWKNAQYAVFMANPDGSPGSTEIAQPLHSGFADEAECPGGGGGNTLFHNSFEVIFQRTR
- a CDS encoding SH3 domain-containing protein, whose amino-acid sequence is MLTDRRFNTRTEQQRRSHRHTPVAVLAVLIMAALLMSSCGPKDKKAEALGRLERDAAVMAIASRFAESEDLGAAQIALDELNLPNPAQSVLALAETHIVQGAESQVILSIVALAEALGPLSRMAQDYLASQSAGHAVAQAEVAPTEAPLPTGTGVPAATATDTPEPSATPTDTPEPTAIPTDTPVPAPQALADSQALNVRKGPGTLYPVAGQLGQGDSVDIIGRNNDSSWWQVAFPDGSQGWVFANLVTASGAVDGIELIENISPPPATSTPSAPPTATPAPKPAGPPFALTGFRLRSIGEHAQHCSGGDHNIFVNVVDAAGNPLNGTRVREIFTKEIKVTGDPIPGQVHWDIYRGGGGVVEIIDENGNPLSGQSRGMSADWPPFDLMEAAGYCSCKPHPDSESCRADLESKQYLFSVGHYVYEVTFQRQF